Genomic DNA from Nicotiana tabacum cultivar K326 chromosome 21, ASM71507v2, whole genome shotgun sequence:
AGATTGTAGTCTAGCGATTAATTAAATAACCATGAAATTCTTATAAACTGGGACTTAAATTCGAGAAAGAGAATAATTATATACTACTATATAATCTATTTCTACTAATTAAACCTTGGTAAGTAAAATTATTACCCGGAACTAATGCACAAAAAGTCAAGGAGGCATAAATATCCTAAATAAGTAGTCAAACTTCTcagctcgaactcgtgacctacCCATGGCATCAATTTTACCAATTATGTCAAATTAAAACTCCACTTTTGAAgcaaaatttataatttaaaaattatataaaaataaaataattacaataaataataatataaaatatttaaaatacatGTAAAATTATAATTGAAAAATATTCATTTGACTCTTTAAATCTCAAAatatatcaatttttttttttggaacgaGGGAATAATTGTATGGTGGTAAACAAAAAGCCAAACCCCTAAAGAACAGTAGATTGCAATGATTCCAACTCTTTTTGGGTGGGACCTTTCTGCTCCTCTACTCTTACTACCAAATTACGATAACTTCGCTTTCAAGCCCCAATTTTATCTTTTTCCAACTCTGTTACTGACGAATTTTCAACTCTTTTATTTGTAACGCAAACCTGTTTAGTGTTCTCTCCTTTCTCTCACTTCTACTtcactctttctctctctactgcAGAAATTTTGTTTGATAATGGAATTGTGAGTGTAaagggtgtgtgtgtgtgtgttgtgtgtTTAGTAAATGGGTTCATGTGTTTCAGTGCATAAAGACTCTGAATCAGCCATGAAAATTCGTCTTGTTTTTGGTTCTTCCAAAACTGACAAGCTTGTCACTCCTTCACCTCTCAACAAAGATGATACCAAAGTCTCTGATCTTCAACTCAAATCTCAAACTCCTGCTGTTACTGCTTTTCGTGACTTTGGTACTACCCTATTACTCTctctttattcatttttttattttacaacaGAAACTCTGTGATAACTCTGTTATATTGTTTGGCAATGTGGAAAAAAGGGGAAAGTTGCTGTCTTTTTGAATTGAAGGTTAACATATGTTTCTGGTTTTGAATGTTTTTTGAGTAATTAGTTTGTGTTGAGTTGTCTCACATTGGTTGTGGGATGTGAGGCCTAAGGTTCATTTCTTTATATGGTACCGGTGACAGAGCTAGACCTGTACGATTTCTTGGTTTATCCTATGTTGGGCTCTATATTATGTTGTCCATGCGCAATCTCACCCCATGACTTAGCTTTTAGAGTTGAGTTAAAGTCCGTTCATGCCGTATTAGAGTTAAGTTATACCCAAAGTCCGTTTCTTTACCGCGTGTCGCCATGTCATGCTGTATTAGATTCTTGCCTCTGGTAATAGGTTTTGTGGTGTTcctaatttttggtatttttcaatttCTATGAGACACACGTGTTATTTGATTACTGACTATTGATTATCTGGGCATTTTGGAATGTAAAGGAAAGTTGAAGAGGTGTTCTGTTTGATCTGATGgacattatttttgtattttttgtgatATTAGTTGAATATGTGATTGAGATAAAATTGTTGTTATAGGAACAGTTAAGGTTGGTGGCCTAAAAAGAAACACTTTATTATATTTTACAGAGTAGCTTTCTATTCCCTTTGTGGACTTAGAAATATTGACCAAGAAGCTATTTTCAGAATCTTGAATAATGCCAAAAATTCTTCAGTTGATGGGGCCATCTGCAGAACTTGTTATCATGGGCAGGGCAATTTTTTAATTTGTGGAGAAAATTATTAAGTTAGGAACTTAAAGTATcaccagaaaagaaaaaggaaatacttAGCGTAGGAGTATACCTTAAACAAAGGAGATATTGTAGTACTTCTAATATTATATACAAAGTGGTACTTTTTAGCATTCCTCAGCTCATTACATGAATTGTAAAGAATGAGTCTTTGCAGCCTTGTAATTAGTCATTGGAGCATTCTCTTTTTTGCTGGGCTGCTACTTTTATTAAACAAATATTTCTTATATAAAAATGTGTGTGATTGCTgccactattattttatttttttggtaattaaagaaTTTTATTTACCAATTGTAATATGTACAGTGAGATTTCTTCCTCTACTATTAAAAGCCATTTTCACTAGAAAAGGGTAGTCTGGTGCACAAGGCATCCCGCGTTCACGCAAGGTCTGGGAAAGGGCCGGTTCCTTAagaggtgtgatgtagacagcctaacctaatacaagcattagtggctgcttccacgcCCGAACCCGTGacttataggtcacacggagacaacctTACCATTgttccaaggctccccttcaaaaGCCATCTTCACTAACACCGGCCAATATCACATTATACCATTATGCACTTGACAAGGACATCAATCTTGCTGAATATTGCCTCTTGCTTCTGTTGTTCCTCTTCGTCACTTAAAGGGAGGATAATATCATTAACATTTGATGATTAGATGGTCCTATGGAAATCTTAGTTCATGTCTTGATTGTCGTATTCATCATTATCTCCATGTCTAAGAGAATATTTGAGTTGTTGTATTAAAATATTCTTTGAGATAGTTAAAACTGAGGTTGACATTTGTTATAAAACCACTGCCCTTGTTTGACATATCATGTTGTGGGTCTACACTGCCATCACTTCTACTATCCGTCTATAATAATCAGCAAATAGTCGacaattttctcctttttttttcctaaGGATAAAAGTAATTTTACCAGTATTCTCGGAGCTTTGGTTCAATGGTTAAGGTAGTACATTGTGTGTTGTGTGGTAGGCACACATCACGAGTTGAAGCTTGCTATGAATCAAGTTTAGTGTTTAATGAAGAGAATTAAATTAactaaataaattttacaagtaaAATAAACACACTGTACAGCTTTTAGTTTACCTCACTTTTAAGGAAATATGTTAAGTTCTCTGTCTTTCTTGAATCTTTTCCTTGTTTCTAGCAGAAGATAAATGTTTTACAATTAGTTTGATATGGCTAATGGCCTCAGCCTTCTCATAGTTCAGTTTTATTCATGTGGATTAACAAAGGTTAGTTGAGGATACTAACATCATATCCACCGTTATTTCCGCTGCATCATCTTGTGTTCTTGAATCATCTGCCTAATAATAGCACTCTTTCTTGAAAGTCATTTGTGGTTTGCCAATGAGTGTTCCCAACCAATCTCATTTCTCTTTATCTGTGTTAGATGGATTTATTTTGGATATGATTATCTGGCCTTCTGGTTGAATAACGATAAGGACATGGTGTATCCTCCTTTTCAGTTTTCTTCTTTAGTTTCTCAAAGTACCACTCTGATTCACTGCATGAAACAGAGGAAACCGTGCTAAGTGTTTAAAATTTTCATGCATAGTGCGTGCGTTTATATTTACGGTGGTCTAATTTAATTGCATCTTTTATCTGAGTCAGAGACATTTCTTTCTTGTAGGTAGCAAGGAGGAGACCTTCTTTGATTCCCAGCCTTGGTTGGATTCAGATTGTGAAGATGACTTCTTAAGCGTGAATGGAGGTAAGATCTTCAATCGATGGTCCGTGTTATTCCATCTTCTCCCCTTTCCCTTTCCTTGTCTTCATAAATGAGCTACAAAATGGCACTTTATTTATTGTATCCAGCTAACAGATGTGCGTTCTTCAGTCCAAAACCAGTGTTTAGAATTGTCCATCAGCCATTTCTTAGTTAGTCGTGTATATCATCTTGTATTTTTATAATCTCTCTGAACTTGACTCCAGATTTTACGCCATCTCGTGGAAATACACCTGTCCATCCCTTGGCTGGAAATTTAACAGGGAACAGAACCCCTGCTTATTTTCAGCAATCATCCCCAACAGATAAAAAGAAGAGATTGTCTGAACTTTTTGAAGAAAGCTTGAGAAGCGATCTGGACCAAAATGGgcaaaatgctgaagaaaaacAAAATGGTACAAACACTAAAAAAGAAACTGCGTCAACTGGTACTCAACTTCCACCAAGATCCACACCTGGGACACCTTATGCATCCGTGTGTAGTAGCGAAAGAACACCCAGTGGTCTGTTAAAATCTGACGTCAAAACGTCAAAGTCAGCACAATGTTGTCTTCCAAGGTTGCTCTCAAGTCGTAGCTTTAACGGAAGGAGGAGTAGAATGAGTCCTGCGCGTAATGTTGGCTGATGACAAAAGTTGTCTCTCTTAAGGTATGTGTATATGTGCATGTTCATCAGGAATTCTGGGACTTTAAGGTATAGAATGTGATCATTAATGGTCAGTAAAAACTTAATGGCCATGAAATTTCTGCACGAATACACAAATACGTAGAGTTATGGTATGTTCATTCTAGAATTTGGCTCTTGTCTGTATAAAGATATAGAAGAACAGCTTTGTCAATCAATCAACCAGTAgcttattttcatgtttttatttcTGCGTCGTCAATGAGCAGATTGACATTTTTGCTACCATAGAAAAAGCcggtagtattttattttattttattttatttttgtgaaactaaaataagaacTATTTGTTTCTTGATAAAGTTATAATCAAAGGACATATTTTGGATAATGTGTCTCTTTGAAGGTAAAAGtaatataaattaaaagaaaattacaacAGAGAAATGAGCTTAAGGGATCAAGCCCAAGATTTGCTTCCTCCATTGGACGCAGTCTCCTCGTGATTTTGATGAGAGGACTTTTCATAATTATGCTGTTGATTTAGGTTAAATAGCACaatctagccagttttcggactggttattaaaaaatagccagcgtttgtcaaattattgaaaaatagccactattttgctgctacagagatcggtccagcataatatactggagttcggtacACCTGTATATGAAtttctagcatattatgttggaccggtaaactttgctggctccagtatattatgctggagtatttttccagATTTTGAATCATCTTTTCGTtcatatttatctttacatgaaaagtggctaaatttcgattaccgTTGaatttgtggctatttttgaatgaccacctgtaaatctagctattttttaatttctcccttgATTTAGTATAAAACGTATGGGCCTGCCACTCTGCCAGTGGCCcaaagataatgaaatgggataAATTTCACAAATAACCACTTTTTTACCCTTGTAATTTAATATGACTACTGTCATGGAGTTTCAAATTCACAGGTGAAACGCGATGATAATGTCATGGAGTTTCACCTGTAGAATTTGAAACTTCATGaaagtggctattttttaattataatgCTAAAAATTGGCTAGTTCGCACTATTACTACACAATAAAAATGCGTTTGTCGCTGTGGCCCTTGGATGAGATATCATGGTTCATTATAATCGGTTAAAATAGTacggtctagccagttttcgaattggtcatttaaaaatagtcagtGTTTGCCTAGTTATTGAAAagtagccactattttgctgcaatagagatcggtctagcataatatactggagttcggtgtaCCTATGTatgaatttccagcatattatgctggaccggtatactttgctgactccagtataatataatggagactggagcaccgatgctccaaactccagtagaTTAtattggaccggtatattatactggaactccagtatattagactggagttccagtataatatactaaaacttcagtatattatgctggcgTATTTTTTccgattttgaacagtgttttcattCGGCTTTATCTTAtaatgaaaagtggctaaatttcgattacttttaaaacaatAGGTATTTTTGAATAACAACTTGTAaagctggctatttttgaatttctcccttatAATTGTTGTGTCGGTTTGGTACTTATGCATCCTAACAGTGACTTTATATGAAGAGGACACATTCATAAACCACAAATAGCTAGTATTGACTGATAGATAGGTAAAGATCATAAGTTTCAACCTAATTAAGATCACTAGTTTCAACCTAACTTTTCATAGTTTGAGCAATCAAGCAGAAGTTAAGTTGTATGCATGTGCTTGTTGTCTTAACAAGAAAAGGCAATGCATGGAGTACCCAAGAATGTGCTATTtgacacacacacactctctctctctatatatatatatatatattcgtcgGCTGTATTTTGTTTAACCAGTCGGATATAAACAATAATTCGTCAAAATTAAATGGGTGAATCCTGTACCAAGCAACCATATTGTCTTCCacgttaggggtcgtttggttggaatacgatTTATACCGGTATAAGTTATGCTGATATAAGTTATATTGGGATAAATTATGTTGGAATTAGTTATGCTGGAATTGTTgcttattcattgtttggtatgttggaTTAAGAATAATAATTGCATAACTTTTAAGAAGAAGATATAAGTTATAtcggtgctaattaccccaccttctataaggtataaATTATCCCACTAAAATTAACACCGAAATAACTTATACCtagtttgctaaccaaacagaatattaaggtgatattaaatttttatatcatCCTTATACCTTCTTATAACCGGTACCAAACCCGTGAGTGGTTTTACAATAATGGTTGTTAAGCATATGATGATGGGCACTTGAATATCTTCCCTTTGCTTTTTATATTGACATTGAAATACGAGAATGGCATATATTCTCATTTTATGAAAGACATGTTCATACTTCTTTTGGTCGGAGCTAAAAAAGTGCACAATGCTTTTTCCCATTTTCTTGCCATTACTATTTGTTGGTTAGTTCTTAATGTCACGACGCTTTTTTAAATCTGAAGCAAGTTATCcttccaataataataataatgtactcAATCTGTTATACTACACAATTATTATTTGAAAAGGCAAAGCAATTTTTGTTTGACCACGATTCAAAaactttttaaattattaattacaATGACTTATAGTATATTTATGCAATttctaaatatgtaaattttattttttttaaaatgaaaattttagtTTCAAATTCACActaaaaattagttagtttaacTCTCATTGTGTCATAAAAAATGATGtacttaaaaagaaaatagaaatgaGCACAGCAACAGATTCCATGAACTATGACTCAGTGGTATGATTGCTTTGACGTGTGGATGTTTTCCAATTACAGCACCTTCCAAACTTCTTTTCCATTCGCtatttctcttattttattttattttcccttttaAGTTTCCCACATCATCAAAAAAATCTTATTGGGCTTTTTTCACTTTTTGTCCGCTCATaaactatttatattttatagccgaaaaatatataaaatttgtatattttttatatataacatacataatgtatatatatatatatatatatatatatatacaaaatatatatatttcgtcTATTATTTTAAGAACGGCTTACGAGAAAATTGTTTAATCTGATTTGAATTTTATATACGGACTATATAAACTTTTTGTTTTACTACTGTAATTTAAGTAGACAAAAAGTTATAAGAAGTTATTTACCTTCTTTCACAAAGGTATCAATTAATTCTTTTAATAGACAactaattataattataatttaaataaCTTGTTATTGCATTAAAAATTTATGCCATCAGCATATATAAATGGAGTTCTTAAAAATTAATAACTTGTTATTGCATTAAAGCCGCCAACTTGACCTCACTTTATCCATCTCCCTAAATATTGGTTCAGCTTATTTGATTAATAAAATTTCTAACAGGAACTAGCTAGTGACTGAGCTTCTAACATCAGACAATATCCATTTAACATTACCTTAATTACATTATCTATCACAAATGAATATCATTATATGCACGTACATTCATTTATAATCAGTTACATTGACCCAAATAGCATGGACGTGATGATAAAGAACATACAAAACTTCCAAAATTTGTGGCTCTGACTAGTggctgtttaaccaaaaatctgagtctttggtcaaagctaaaaagaaattcgggttactgataatcaggagacaaaaataaaatacttttgagaacgatggtaaagaagcaaataaatgtatatttcaataaattctcaatagtattccatgtccttacaaatgatgatacttttccttttatagataattctaggtaaaggaatgaagcttcagctttaatgatataatcatgagtaataaatgatattaaataagccgttatacaatcattcctattaaataccaatttcgtaacgtatcaagtatttaataatgaatttggactcctttttgTCACCAGATCTttgctttcaatgccttctatccgttggctgtaaataatttaaattggtatgAGACTcctatctatacgtcgtctcgtgcctatttaaattcttcttcagGTGGTTGtttccatccgtgcctcttagtcaattgctgcgctttgaccatttaactaatccacgtgtcatgccacatcatcttttaatataaactcagttttttccaatacagatagtccccccactttccatttttttatcaattaaataattgggaagtggatcttcatgtaaaaggaatttttgccacaattaatgctcatgacagtactaacgtctcagcagtcttttccatttaatgttctgcccatgtgtcattttctaattgattccgctattcatactctttttcgagacttcttcattctcactatttacgaagtgatagttgcctttattataggcttttcatcattacacttaaaaagttgacggttcccattttacacataactttatcttcctttgtcttcttcacaaatcttcagcacatacttccttcttaacaatgtcttcttcaaaccctaaccgtaaaaaagttccaattctagatcaattccccaacgcccctgttagacacagaagaggcggaggaggtaggcttcgaacagggttagaatctacgcgaggcggctcctctggttcttcttcaaggagttctatcccaaaagccccttcttctaaaagtagggaaattcttgatccttctcaagaaccctcagttgatgatatagttcccggcgatttgtcttttgaaagtgacaaaacgtctcttcaaaaacaaattaaaaatttagaaagagccgatacttacccaacaatagtaaccgagcttacaatccccaccataagaagagattgtaactggaaggatagtctccgaatgtcaattccttccccaaatcaaagaatttcctcttttagaagtgggtattcttctgtttacacttaccccttcactttaggttttaatcctccgattgacccagttattctcgaTTTTGTCGTTTCTTTATAATTTGTTTGGCCAAAATCGGTCCATTGGTGTGGAGAACAGTGGTttgtttgagatatttatcctccaaggccaatgtcaatttcaccttttctcacctcattcatctataccatcctaacttaatacgccatggggtttttaccttaactgcaaggagcaaaaaagttttggtaaatcctgaggatgacaaagatcgtggatggtatatccgttACGTTGTTGTCCGTACAGTGGACttgattggcgaaacaaatattcccttccctgagaagtggaattttgaacgtaggtttccttttatttaccgcacctacttttgagaatttcaaaagaaagttgtttttaacctcgtcccttcttggttttttgtagaaaccatgggagatgtggaacctattcccaactttcgtggttgggtagactcacttttgaagattgcttctagggagcagagaacttggaaatcaatttcttccttacatggctggaaagtcaaaacacatggtatccccccttttatatgattttttttttacatgttaagcactttttcctcaactttaatcatgtatatctatcctttaatcaggatttggcattagaggaatgacggctgaagtagttatggccattcgcatgtctgcgaatgctgctcttgatttggataaggctcgagccttgctgcctaaaaggaaagctacaaaggaaagttctgacgaagaagaggagggtacctccctaattaccaggccaagagtcaggagacgaataatcattgatgatgaaattgaaaacactcctgctcgtacctccgccaccgagcctgttttgattcaatctgatgaggatgccgaaccaagagataataatgagtcaattcagcatctttttgacagtggtttcgggagtggcgagctcggccctgtttttgatgaagctcttctttcctcatttgttcccatttcctccattcctctgccagtcgtaagtatttctttaccagttttgacgacttccgttcttttgccagtttctaccgctcctaTATCCGTTCTCTTGGCTGTTTCTACCGCACCTACTTCCGCTCCTGTGTTGGTTTCTACATATTTTCCTTCCATTCCTTCCACTGCTCATCTTCCTTCTGTTCATCATACAGAGACAGGTTCTAGCAGTGGAAGTatgactatgagaagtgttactttggaggttcctgccaatcatagcctcttgaggaagaccggcagagccgatgtttggctcgaacctctaattggagatatcgagaagaagaagatggagagccatagctgcttaactctgatgaatgacgtagttcattctactttgaaggtatttttaccaacaagttttttttttaattatcttcaATCTCTCATTTCCATGACTTTcctctgtaggctaaccttattGGCATGGAATTAATGAGAAGAATTTCCCTACTAGAAAGAAAAGCTCGTGAGTCTGAAAAGACTGTCAACGAGGCCGAGGAAATAGCTAGGGGAGCCTAGCTTGAAACAACCAATTGGAAGGAGCAGTTCGAGAATGCtcaagggaccatagaggagttgcaagaagataaaaatctcctggagcagcaaaaccgtggtttaacttctgaactggcaactgtcaaagcctcttcaagccaattgaaaagagacaaagagcttttggaatgctctttgtcagaacaattatccagggctagtgaagaagttagagagctgaaggcacttttggctaggaaggaagaatatgcaggagagttagtgcaaagtttgactcaagctcaggctgacttacagacttcttctgacgagattcatgccttgaagagttctcatgcttctcttgaagcttcccttgattcccatttagctgaatatcaaatcttaaaaaacgatcttgctatgtgggaaaaggaatatggacttctagaggaaaattttaacatagaagtgagttgggctttcctgaaatctcgtcgtgatgctttgacggaagctgctcaagaaggttttgacttgcagtctgaactggccaaagtcatagataccatcgagaaaagccaacagtctactgatactccttctcctgcacttgaagttcctggaacagaagaacttttaaatgaagaagtgaatactgcagcaattgggattacaattcctgcttcagctgaaaatgttgcaattccagcttcagagggtgaaacttctatgaccCAGTCTGTGGAAGTTGAAGCTTCCGTGACTCTTGTTTCCCTCATTGATCCTAACATTTCAAGCTCTGCTGAAATCGTTcctgttgctgcttcttcagaagttgccaccgtgcctatggctgaaagtgaaataaatattgcaacttctgatgtgctaaccccttcaattggatgatggttttatcccttagtttttaagggattttttggtgaaagtccccagttatcataatggggcacttgtataaatttttattgactaagtttctacttagtctttttaattatattaagaagttttgttagtacttcaatgtgttctattcttgccttttccttacttatttaggacttatagaatagtttagcatttttatcctttgaaaatgctttatgattcttctcatgacttattaacatgaggcttataaaagagggcccttttattttatcgatacttaatgaagaagacgtctcaacttcataatggtgttataatacgatgaaagtaataggaaaacacacgttttgtatgaaacaactttggcaagtttttattcataaaattttaacaagtgtttgactgttacatgtattacaatacatctacaattttctcgtaactgtttttcttgtaacagatttgtaaataacataaaataaacaaggtttttcttcataacctgtttcagtacatagtcatgaccctatctttacatgttaagaagggtttgagatgtgactttgtttatgagtttgagagatgactctgttgttctcatgaatgctgaagacttcgtaactttttctcaacacttgcttCTTTGTAGCCTATTTTTGTTCGATACTCGTATCTGTTTCtctacacatatctgtgtataatatgtagtccctcaagtgtttgagcggtgaagtatgaagcctcgagcacttgtttatttcttttactttggcctttttcctgaaacagaaagatatacgggactcgacggtgcgattatagatgaagactgcctaactcgtgtgtatttccatcagattaattgtaaccctgggctaggaatttaagaatactctattttgccttgcaggttgtgactcatcatttggcacgagttaggatattttgcctagcatctaaaatcgttagtaaaatattaataaaccaagagagaaattttaacatgatgatacttgaccgtaggtactttcttaaaagtaatatctttttaagtggacagcattccaatgtgagggtaaaactttaccatccattgtttccaactggtatgctcttttttcccgcaatgccacggactttgtatggtccttcccatgttggacttagctttcctgagttagcagcttttgcagattggaacacctttttaagcacgaagtccccaattttgaaaatctgaggcgtgctttcctattgtaatatcgttctattacttgcttttgtgctgccatccttatcaaagcag
This window encodes:
- the LOC107797622 gene encoding uncharacterized protein LOC107797622 — translated: MGSCVSVHKDSESAMKIRLVFGSSKTDKLVTPSPLNKDDTKVSDLQLKSQTPAVTAFRDFGSKEETFFDSQPWLDSDCEDDFLSVNGDFTPSRGNTPVHPLAGNLTGNRTPAYFQQSSPTDKKKRLSELFEESLRSDLDQNGQNAEEKQNGTNTKKETASTGTQLPPRSTPGTPYASVCSSERTPSGLLKSDVKTSKSAQCCLPRLLSSRSFNGRRSRMSPARNVG